In one Drosophila pseudoobscura strain MV-25-SWS-2005 chromosome X, UCI_Dpse_MV25, whole genome shotgun sequence genomic region, the following are encoded:
- the LOC117184518 gene encoding uncharacterized protein isoform X2 — MHNNNATLYYTKASLYNNTTTLYYTKTPMYNNKATLYYTKAPMYNNKATLHHTKTPMHNNKATLYYTKASMYNNTSTLYYTKASMYNNKATLHHTKAAMHNNKATLYYTKAPMYNNKATLYYTKTPMYNNKATLYYTKAPMYNNTTTLYYTKTPMYNNKATMYNNTDSMYGTNHHSVPHTSPSEGPRLTR; from the exons AtgcacaacaacaacgccaCCCTGTACTACACCAAGGCCTCCTTGTACAACAACACCACCACCCTGTACTACACCAAGACCCCCATGTACAACAACAAGGCCACCCTGTACTACACCAAGGCCCCCATGTACAACAACAAGGCCACCCTGCACCACACCAAAACCCCCATGCACAACAACAAGGCCACCCTGTACTACACCAAGGCCTCCATgtacaacaacaccagcaccCTGTACTACACCAAGGCCTCCATGTACAACAACAAG GCCACCCTGCACCACACCAAGGCCGCCATGCACAACAACAAGGCCACCCTGTACTACACCAAGGCCCCCATGTACAACAACAAGGCCACCCTGTACTACACCAAGACCCCCATGTACAACAACAAGGCCACCCTGTACTACACCAAGGCCCCCATGTACAACAACACCACCACCCTGTACTACACCAAGACCCCCATGTACAACAACAAGGCCACCATGTACAACAACACCGACTCCATGTACGGAACCAACCACCACTCCGTGCCCCACACCAGCCCCAGCGAAGGCCCCCGCCTCACACGATAA
- the LOC6901346 gene encoding SUMO-conjugating enzyme UBC9-B-like isoform X2 has product MVWNCVVSGMKSTPWEHGRFPVRLYYNNLYPGSLPLVRFESNIFHPNIGPTRYLKIPSQVLEPTFLAPKMDVRMILLAIQHILVYPDQSLSARVNKKALYLYQTNRPHYNYRVAYVANKHSATSGDAGTHIIKAERFAGT; this is encoded by the coding sequence ATGGTGTGGAACTGCGTGGTGTCAGGGATGAAATCTACGCCGTGGGAGCACGGGCGCTTTCCCGTTCGATTGTATTACAACAATCTGTATCCCGGCTCGCTGCCGCTTGTGCGCTTCGAGTCGAACATATTCCACCCGAACATTGGTCCCACGCGTTACCTGAAGATTCCGAGCCAAGTGCTCGAACCCACATTCCTGGCCCCGAAGATGGATGTCAGGATGATACTACTAGCTATCCAGCATATTCTGGTATATCCGGACCAGAGTCTGAGTGCGCGGGTGAACAAGAAGGCGCTTTATTTGTACCAGACCAACCGCCCGCACTACAACTACCGCGTCGCATATGTGGCAAACAAACACTCTGCCACATCGGGAGATGCAGGCACACACATAATAAAAGCAGAAAGGTTCGCGGGAACATAG
- the LOC6901346 gene encoding SUMO-conjugating enzyme UBC9-B-like isoform X1, with protein MSIDVIKLLIAEQKQWLRYPIPGFFAGPSENEDGTKNWMVWNCVVSGMKSTPWEHGRFPVRLYYNNLYPGSLPLVRFESNIFHPNIGPTRYLKIPSQVLEPTFLAPKMDVRMILLAIQHILVYPDQSLSARVNKKALYLYQTNRPHYNYRVAYVANKHSATSGDAGTHIIKAERFAGT; from the coding sequence ATGTCCATTGATGTTATAAAACTTTTGATAGCGGAGCAGAAGCAGTGGCTGAGGTATCCGATCCCGGGATTTTTTGCCGGCCCGTCGGAGAACGAGGACGGCACCAAAAACTGGATGGTGTGGAACTGCGTGGTGTCAGGGATGAAATCTACGCCGTGGGAGCACGGGCGCTTTCCCGTTCGATTGTATTACAACAATCTGTATCCCGGCTCGCTGCCGCTTGTGCGCTTCGAGTCGAACATATTCCACCCGAACATTGGTCCCACGCGTTACCTGAAGATTCCGAGCCAAGTGCTCGAACCCACATTCCTGGCCCCGAAGATGGATGTCAGGATGATACTACTAGCTATCCAGCATATTCTGGTATATCCGGACCAGAGTCTGAGTGCGCGGGTGAACAAGAAGGCGCTTTATTTGTACCAGACCAACCGCCCGCACTACAACTACCGCGTCGCATATGTGGCAAACAAACACTCTGCCACATCGGGAGATGCAGGCACACACATAATAAAAGCAGAAAGGTTCGCGGGAACATAG
- the LOC26533159 gene encoding mucin-2-like, giving the protein MRVFNLLLIGVLIALCASAESVSAHPPKDEPRPEPCDTTTRPPCERTTTTTTLDPPCKRTTTTETPCTTTKETPPCARSTTTTTPSEPTTTRTTTPCDTTTTTTTTTTTTTTTTTTTTTTTPTTTTTTTTTTTTTTTPTTTTTTTTTTTTTTTTTTTTTTTPTTTTTTTTTTTTTTTTTTTPTTTTTTTPCEPTTTTTTTTTTTTTTTTTRNCDTEPITTTTTTTTTTTTTTTTEGTTEGTCDTATTTTTTTTTTTTTTTTTTTTTTTTTTTTTTTTTTTTTTTTTTTTTTTTTPCDTTPTTTTTTTTTTTTTTTTTTTTTTPCDTPTTTTPTTTTTTTPTTTTTTTTTTTTTTTTTTPTTTTTTTTTTTSTPCDTPATTTPTTKTTTTPTTTTTTTTTTTTTTTECTCDTATTTTTTTTTSTTTTTTTTTTTTTTTTTTTTTTTTPCDTPTTTTPTTTTTTTPTTTTTTTTTTTTTTTTTTTTTTTTPTTTTTTTTTTTTTTTTTTTTTTTTTPCDTPTTTTPPTTTTTTPTTTTTTTTTTPSCDTPTTTTPTTTTTTTPTTTTTTTTTTTTTPTTTTTTTTTTTTTPCDTPTTTTPTTTTTTTTTTTTTTTTTTTTTTTTTTTTTTTTTTTTTTTPTTTTTTTTTTTTTPCDTPTTTTPTTTTTTTPTTTTTTTTTTTTTTTTTTTTTTTPTTSTTTTTTTTTTPCDTPTTTTPTTTTTTTTTTTTTTTTTTTTTTTTSTTTTTTCDTTTTTTTTTTTTTPCDTTTSTTKTTTTTTTSCETATTTTTTTRQPCTTTRPPCTTTRPPCTTTRPPCTTTRPPCTTTRPPCTTTRPPCTTTPTPCTEPTTTPCPTPAPAKAPASHDKGNAGNNANTNTGKNANTNTGKKANTNTDNNENTGNVALAQILISRRDCRGKEDGTYLADIRHCRHYYVCDGQRSRRQNCPQGQWFDRALKTCRQSSEVTNCLAMRN; this is encoded by the exons ATGAGAGTTT TCAACTTGCTGCTGATTGGAGTTTTGATTGCGTTGTGTGCCAGCGCGGAATCGGTGAGTGCTCACCCCCCTAAGGACGAGCCCAGGCCCGAGCCATGTGACACCACGACGAGGCCACCCTGTGAAcggacgacgacaacaaccacCCTCGATCCACCCTGTAAAAGAACTACCACAACGGAAACGCCATGCACCACAACTAAGGAAACACCCCCCTGTGCACGATCAACTACAACAACGACACCCTCTGAACCAACAACCACCAGAACCACAACACCCTGtgacacaacaacaacaaccactacaacgacaacaacaaccacaacaactacgacgacaaccacaacaacgacgcctaccacaacaaccacaacaactaCTACGACGACAACCACCACTACAccaacgacgacaacaaccactacaacgacaacaacgaccACAACAACTACGacgacaaccacaacaacgacgcctaccacaacaaccacaacaactaCTACGACAACAACTACGACGACAACCACTACTACAccaacgacgacaacaacaacaacaccctgCGAGCCAACCaccacaacaacgacaacaactactacgacaaccacaaccactACAACAAGAAACTGTGACACAGAACCCATcacaacaacgacaactacTACGACGACAACCACAACGACCACTACCACAGAAGGCACCACAGAAGGCACCTGTgacacagccacaacaacgacgacaaccacaacaacgacgacaaccacaacaacgacgacaaccacaacaacgacgacaaccacaacaacgacgacaaccacaacaacaacaactacaacgacaaccactactacaacaacaacgacgacaacaacgcCCTGTGACACAACCCCCaccacaacgacaacaacgacaactactacgacgacaaccacaacaacgacaaccacTACAACAACACCCTGTGACacacccacaacaacaacacctaCGACAACAACCACTACTAcaccaacaacgacaacaacaacgacgacgacaacaactacgacaacaacaactactacaccaacaacgacaacgacaacaacaaccacaactaCATCAACGCCCTGTGACACacccgcaacaacaacacctaCGACAAAAACCACTACTAcaccaacaacgacaacaacaacgacgacaaccacAACGACCACTACCACAGAATGTACCTGTgacacagccacaacaacgacgacaaccacaacaacgtcgacaaccacaacaacaacaacgacaaccactactacaacaacaacgacaacaacaaccacaactacaacaacaccCTGTGACacacccacaacaacaacacctaCGACAACAACCACTACTAcaccaacaacgacaacaacaacgacgacaacaaccactacaacaacgacaacgacaacaacaacaactacgacAACCCCCACCACtacgacaacaacgacaactacTACGACGACAaccacgacaacgacgacaacgacaaccacTACAACAACACCCTGTGACacacccacaacaacaacacctcCGACAACAACCACTactacaccaacaacaacaacaacaaccacaactaCAACACCATCCTGTGACacacccacaacaacaacacctaCGACAACAACCACTACTAcaccaacaacgacaacaactactacgacaacaacaactactacaccaacaacgacaacgacaacaacaaccacaactacaacaacaccCTGTGACacacccacaacaacaacacctacgacaacaaccactactacaacaacgacgacaacaaccactacaacaacgacaacaacaacaacgacgacaacaacaactacgacaacaacaactacgacaacaacaactactacaccaacaacgacaacgacaacaacaaccacaactacaacaacaccCTGTGACacacccacaacaacaacacctaCGACAACAACCACTACTACAccaacaacgacgacaacaaccactacaacaacgacaacgacaacaacaacaacgacaacaacaactactacaCCAACAACgtcaacgacaacaacaaccacaactacaacaacaccCTGTGacacaccaacaacaacaacacctaCGACAACAACCACTACAACCActacaacaacgacaacgacgacaacaaccacTACTACCACAACGACGACATCAaccactacaacaacaacctgtGACACAACAacgactacaacaacaaccacgacaACTACTACACCTTGTGACACAACAACATCCACAACAAAAACCACTACTACAACTACGACATCCTGTGAAACAGCAACTACAACGACGACTACAACACGCCAACCATGTACAACAACAAGGCCACCCTGTACAACAACAAGGCCACCCTGTACAACAACAAGGCCCCCATGTACCACAACAAGGCCACCCTGTACTACAACAAGACCCCCTTGTACAACAACAAGGCCACCATGTACAACAACACCGACTCCATGTACGGAACCAACCACCACTCCGTGCCCCACACCAGCCCCAGCGAAGGCCCCCGCCTCACACGATAAAGGCAACGCCGGCAACAACGCAAATACTAATACTGGCAAAAACGCAAATACCAACACTGGCAAAAAAGCAAATACCAACACCGACAACAACGAAAATACCGGGAACGTGGCTCTTGCTCAGATTCTGATCTCCCGGCGTGACTGTCGCGGCAAGGAAGACGGCACCTATCTGGCCGATATACGCCATTGTCGCCACTACTACGTGTGCGACGGGCAGAGATCAAGGCGCCAGAACTGTCCTCAAGGACAGTGGTTCGATCGTGCGCTGAAAACTTGTCGTCAAAGCAGCGAGGTTACCAATTGCCTGGCTATGCGCAATTAG
- the LOC117184518 gene encoding uncharacterized protein isoform X1, with translation MHNNNATLYYTKASLYNNTTTLYYTKTPMYNNKATLYYTKAPMYNNKATLHHTKTPMHNNKATLYYTKASMYNNTSTLYYTKASMYNNKATLYYTKAPMYNNKATLHHTKAAMHNNKATLYYTKAPMYNNKATLYYTKTPMYNNKATLYYTKAPMYNNTTTLYYTKTPMYNNKATMYNNTDSMYGTNHHSVPHTSPSEGPRLTR, from the coding sequence AtgcacaacaacaacgccaCCCTGTACTACACCAAGGCCTCCTTGTACAACAACACCACCACCCTGTACTACACCAAGACCCCCATGTACAACAACAAGGCCACCCTGTACTACACCAAGGCCCCCATGTACAACAACAAGGCCACCCTGCACCACACCAAAACCCCCATGCACAACAACAAGGCCACCCTGTACTACACCAAGGCCTCCATgtacaacaacaccagcaccCTGTACTACACCAAGGCCTCCATGTACAACAACAAGGCCACCCTGTACTACACCAAGGCCCCCATGTACAACAACAAGGCCACCCTGCACCACACCAAGGCCGCCATGCACAACAACAAGGCCACCCTGTACTACACCAAGGCCCCCATGTACAACAACAAGGCCACCCTGTACTACACCAAGACCCCCATGTACAACAACAAGGCCACCCTGTACTACACCAAGGCCCCCATGTACAACAACACCACCACCCTGTACTACACCAAGACCCCCATGTACAACAACAAGGCCACCATGTACAACAACACCGACTCCATGTACGGAACCAACCACCACTCCGTGCCCCACACCAGCCCCAGCGAAGGCCCCCGCCTCACACGATAA